CTAAGCCCCTTGTTCGCTGAGATTTGGCACGGTTTCTGGGGGTTTGAGGCCCCAAATTGAGATGCCTAAAACACCTCTAGGTTCAACACATAGCGACCTAAAGGCAAATTCTGGGCCCAAAGCTCATATTCCAAACGCACCCAATCGGGAACCGGCCGGCCCGACAGAGTGAGGCTGCGGGTGAAGTTGCGGAGGCGAATTTGTTCGTAGCCCTGGTCTGTGGCTTCCTGGAGCCAATAGCGACTGATGCCATAGACCCCCCGTTCCCACAGGTGGCGGTAGTGGAAACCGCTGGCGCTTTGCATCGTTAACACAGCCCGCTGGGGGGAAAGTTCCAGCCACAAGCTGCGATCGCCCTGGGGTTCCGCATTGGCCGCATAACCGGGCATCAGCACCGGTTCGATCGCCTTCACTGCCGGTTCCGCCAGCAGAATATGGAAGCGATCGCGCTCATTTTCGTAAATCGTGGCGGAAGTTTCGATCGAGGCGGCCGTTGGTAAATCTAACGACAACAGCGACAGGCTAATCGGACGGCGGTGACGAATCGGCGACATAGGTTGCGGCCTTGTTGGCTCAGGAGAAGCATCACGCGCAAAACCCGGAAAGCGATAGGATTGTCGGGCGAGCCTGGGCGATGGGTTTGCCAAGCCTTTAGGGCCCGGTAAGCCAATCACTGCCTAGGGCAATTCTGCCTGTGGCAATTCTCCCGGCGCGATCGCGAGTCCGAACCCTGTCGATTTTCCGATGCTCCACCCGATCGTAACATCCGAATTTGTAAACGCCCGCCAACGGCTGATCCTTTCTCCCACTGCCGAGGGCTGCCCCCTCGTGGGTCGCGTGCGGATCCCCGGCGACAAGTCCATTTCCCACCGGGCCCTGATGCTAGGGGCCTTGGCGGAAGGGGAAACAACCATTGAGGGCCTGCTGTTAGGCGAAGATCCCCGCAGTACCGCCGCTTGCTTCCGAGCCTTGGGAGCCGAAATCAGCGAGCTGAACACCGATCGGGTAACCGTGCGCGGCATTGGCATCGGCAATCTGCAGGAGCCGATCGGGGTGTTGGATGCGGGCAACTCGGGCACAACCCTGCGGCTAATGTTGGGCATTTTGGCTTCCCATCCCGATCGCTTCTTTACAATTACGGGCGATGACTCCCTGCGATCGCGGCCCATGGGTCGGGTCGTGAAGCCCCTGACCCTGATGGGGGCACAAATTTGGGGCCGCCGTGACAACACCCTCGCGCCTCTGGCCGTGCGGGGTCAGGCCCTCCAGCCCATTCATTACCAATCCCCGATCGCCTCAGCCCAAGTCAAATCCTGCATTTTGCTGGCAGGGTTGATGACCGAAGGACAAACCACCGTCAGTGAACCGGCCCTGTCGCGCGACCACAGCGAGCGAATGTTGCGGGCGTTTGGGGCGGAAGTGATCGTGGATCCGGACACCATCAGCGCCACGGTGGTCGGCCCGGCCAAGCTCCATGGCCAGCGGGTAATCGTGCCCGGGGATATCAGTTCAGCGGCCTTTTGGCTGGTGGCGGCGGCGATCGTGCCCGGCTCTGACCTGACGATCGAGAACGTGGGCATTAACCCCACCCGCACCGGTATCCTCGACGTGCTGCACCAGATGGGAGCCAACATCACCCTCGAAAACGAGCGCGACGCGGCGGGCGAACCAGTGGCAGATTTGCGGGTGCGCTATGGGCCCCTCAACGGTTGCGAAATTAGCGGGGCCCTGATTCCTCGGTTGGTCGATGAAATCCCCATTTTGGCCGTGGCGGCAACCGTGGCCCAAGGCAAAACCGTAATTCGCGATGCGGAAGAGTTGCGCGTGAAGGAGAGCGATCGCCTGGCGGTGATGGCGGCGGCCCTGCAAAAAATGGGGGCCCAGGTGACGGAACAGCCGGATGGGCTGGAAATTGCCGGCCCGGTGCAATTGCGGGGGGCCGATGTGGACAGCCACACGGATCACCGAATTGCCATGAGCCTGGCGATCGCGGCGTTGGTGGCCCAAGGAACAACCACCATCGATCGGGCAGAGGCGGCGGCCATTTCCTATCCGGACTTTGTGCCCACCCTGGAGCGGCTCACCCAAGGTTAATCGGCCTGCAAGTGGATCAAACCCATCGATCGGGCGGGTGAGCCGGTTATGGTGAGTCAGTCAACTGATCGAGATCGGGCAGGTTGATCAGGCAGATTAATCAAGCCGAGTTGGATCGCGCCCCAACCGCCAGGCTACGGCGCGTGATTTCCAAATACACCGCCTCCAGACCCACGGGCTGACGGGCCAAGCCATCGATCGGCAGGCCCGCCAGCCGCTCCAGCAACTCCGGCAAACTGAGGGACTCCGGCAACCACAACACCAGTTCCCCCCCAGCTTCCCGCCAAGGCCAGCCCAGTTGCTCCACCCGTTCAATCGTCCCGGCACGATCGGCCGTCGTTACCCGCACCAACTCAGCGGCGGGAATGGTCGATCGCAGTTCCGCCAAAGTTCCCTCCAGCGCGATCGCCCCCTGGCTCAAAATTCCAATTCGATCGCACAGGCGCTCCGCCTCCTCCAGCAAATGGGTGGTCAGCAGCACCGTCAAACCCTGCTTTTTCAGATCCCGAATCATGGCCCACAGGTCATAACGGGCTTCCAAATCCAAACCCGCTGTGGGTTCATCCAAAATCACCAACTTGGGCCGATGCACCAGGGCGATCGCCACATTCAACCGCCGCTGCATCCCGCCGCTGAGGGTTTCCACGGGACTATCGGCGCGATCGGTTAAGCCCACCCAAGCCAAGCACTGAGCCAAACGCGATCGCCGTTCCGATTGCCGCAAACCATACAAACTGGCAAAAAAATCTAAATTCTCAGCACAGGTCAGGCTTTTGTAGAGCAAGTTGTCCTGGGGGGCAATTCCCAACCAGTGGCGGGGAGCCTGGGCCAAGGGGCGATCGCCCAACCACAACTCACCCCCATCAGCCACCAACAGGCGACCCAGGATATTAATCGTCGTGCTTTTGCCCGCACCGTTGGGGCCCAGCAGCCCATAAATTTCGCCCGGTCGCAAGGACAAACTCAGTCCTCGCAATACCGGGCGATCGTCATAGGATTTAGTTAACCGTTCAATTCGCAACATGCTGCGCTGAACCCATGCGGATAATAGGACTTGAACCTACACGCCTTGCGGCACTAGAACCTAAATCTAGCGCGTCTACCAATTCCGCCATATCCGCTTAAGCCCAAATATCATAGCAAAATCCCCCCACTTCGGCAATCGTCATTTCATGCCAGTTGGGGAAGCCGTCACCGGTTCCGCACCGGCCGCGCCACAATCACATAATCATCCAGACCGTAATTCAGATCAAAGGTTGCACCAGCATAATCCCGCCGTAGACGACTAATCCTAGACTGCGGAGGCAAATTTTTAATCGCAAATTGTTTGAACTCTTGTTTGCCTAAGGGAGATCGCTGACCGGTGGAATTGAGATAGCAATACCACTCCAAATCAAGATTCAGCATTCGCAAAAACGTGATGACGGCAGCTTTTTCTTGGGTATCCGTCAGCGATCGATTATTGAGTCCTTGAAAGGATCGAAACTTTTTATCTTGAATCACGAATAACACATAGCCCGCATCGCTCAAGCCATGGCTAATGATGCGCTGATATTGTTGTAGAAAAATTGCACGCTCCACGGAATCCCAGGGGAAGCAATGGGCGATTGTGATCCAATCAAAAAATTTCTGTGGCAACTGTGATCGGGAATCTTCCTGAAGGTTGAGCGTTTTGAATTGGATATAACTTTGGTCACTCATTCCCATTGCCAGAGACCATTGCCTCAGCAGTTGATGCCCAATATCTTGAAAGGCAGATTGACAGTCAACAGAGCAATAGTTCAAGACCTGATCGGGCGATCGTACCTCTGGATCAAGCAATTCCCGCAACAACAACAGCCCAAACAGCGTTGTTCCTGGCCCCGCCGCTAAGTCCAGAATTCGAGGTTGTCTTGGTAATTGTCGACGTTCATAAATCAGTAGCCAACTAATAAAGAGACAGAGGGTATTTTCTAGAAAATATTCTAATAAATAAGCTTCCGCAGAATATTGGAAGCAGTACGTGGGACTTGCTCCACCTTTTAGCAATCGTAAATCTCCTAAAGCATCCCTGAGAGCCTGCTTTTGAGCCGATGTCTTCCGGGAAGGAAGTCGTTGCTCAAGGTGTTTCGTTAGGATGATCTCCAGAGGGTGAAACACCGCCTCCGGCAGCCCGGTGGTTTGCCACAATCCCTGGTCGATCGCCCGTAGCTTCAGTTGTTGTTTTAGGTCTTGGCAGCAATCGGGATTTGGCTCGCAATAGGGGGAAGTTTGGGCGGCGGCGCGTTGGGCCTGTTGTAGGGTTTTGAGCTGCGATCGCGTTTCGCGTAAATCCTGCTCCTGTTGCAGAAAGTCTACACAAAGCTGCGCCAAAGGTGACTGAACTGAACCGCGCTGTTGCCGTTGTGCAATTAGCAGTCGCACCTGGCGAAAATCTCGCCGCTGGAGGGCCGCCGCCAATTGACGATCGCTCCACCATTGCCGCAGGACTTCAATCATAGCCAAATCCCGCTTGACGTTCACAAAGCTCTAGATCATATTGCCCTTCAGCAATTAAGCGTAAAATATCATTTTTAAGCAGCTCATAATGTTTTTCTTCACAGTCGTACCACCAAGCAAAGCGCTGTTTTAGGGCTGTAGCGATGGGGCGGGTAGAAGCCTGGCGCATCCGATTGCCCCGATCGGGATGGAAGGGTTGCAACACCACCCGATCGGCAATGGCCAACCGCTGCACCAATCTGGGCAAATCGGCCGGCTCCGTGGGCAACAGCGGTGTGAGGGTGACGGATAGTTTGGGAATATAAACGTCGTGATCAGGTGATAGGGCAATGCCATAGCGAAAATGCTGCAACGCCTGAAACCGAGAAGTAATGCTGGGCGATCGCTCCTCAAACACCCGCCGCACAGTCTCGGAACCGGTGGGAATACTCATGTTGATTCGCAACCGCTGGAACCGCTGCAACAGATCGAGATCACGCACGATCGCCGGGCTGCGAGTTTGGATCACGAGTGTCGGTTGATAGGGAAGCAGGGTTGCTAATAGGGCCCGTGTGAGTTGGGTTTTTGCCTCGATCGGCTGGTAGGGATCAGTGCTAGTACTCATATAGATGCTGGGCGGTTGGTCGTGATGCCGAAACCAGCGTTCTAGCTCTTTTTCCAGCACCGCCACGGCGTTGGTTTTAACCACCACCCAATTGCCCCAATTATCCCGCCACCGAGCCGTAGGGCTAAAAGCTGCCGCATAGCAGTAGGTGCAAGCGTACTGACAGCCTTGGTAGGGATTGAGCGTAAAGTCGTAGGCTCCGATGAAGCCAGATGCGGGCATCAGCAGCGATCGGGCTTGGGTTTGATAGACCTGGGCTGTGCCAAAGGCAGCACCCGACGGCGGCGCGGGTGATCGAGCAGGAAATTCCGGCAGAGCAGTAAAGTCGGCCATCGCTCAAAAATCTCAGAATCAATCGACTCATCATCCGTCGATAAACTTGCGCCAGTTTATGCAATTTCAACCCGGTCGGATGCCAACCCACATCCCCTGCGCTAAGCATGGTCGATCGCCTTGAGGGCGGTGTATTGGGGTTCAGCAATTTTGTTTGCTGCAAATAGGGTGTCGGCAATTTCGCCAAGGGTGAGCACCGCGTGCGATCGATAGCCTTTGGCGGCCAAACGTTCCTTGGCTCCCGTGTTGTGGTCAATGAACACCACCAAATCAGTGACCCGCAGCCCCACCGATTCCAACTTGCCAATTCCCTCGATCGCGCTTTTGCCGGAAATCAAAATGTCATCCACCACCACCGCCGTTTCGCCAGGGGTGAAATTTCCTTCCACCACCCGCTGAGTGCCGTGGGCCTTCACTTCCTTGCGCGGAAAAATCATGGGGCGGTTCAGGTGCAAGGCCAAGCCGGTGGCCGTGGGCAAGGAGCCGTAGGGAATGCCGGCCAGGCGATCGAATGTTAGGGGAGCCACCCGATCGGCATAGGCCAACAGGATTTTGTGAAAGACTTGGGGATTCGAGATGATTTGCCGCAAGTCCACGTAATAGGGAAAGGTGGCCCCGGAGGCCTGCACATAGTCACCAAACAGAATGCAACCCAAGTCGAAGAGCTGCACAATCAATTCCGCGTGGGGATGGGCGCTGGTGTTGGTGCTGGCGGGCGCGGGCAACCAAAGGGGGCAGGCTTCCGCGATCGGCCCGCAAACGGCCGTCTGAGCTTGGGTGAGTCGATCGCGCAGTTGCATAATCTGGCGACGGGGTTCCGGGTGGCTGAGGGCCGCCCGAGGCACCAGCACAATCAATCCATCACCATCGGCCGCCAGGCCCGCTTGCAGGGTTTGGCGCAGATTGGCATCCAGTCGATCGCCCGTGGCCGCGTCCAGGTCTTGGCTGTAGTCCACCGTTGCCAGCCCCGCCCCTGACCAAGCCCCCCGCAACAAAATGGGCGCTTCTGGAGCCACCGCCCGCAGCCGCCGCAAGATTTCCGGATCCGCCGCTTCCAGTTCCAAGCCCATTTGGCTGGGAATGCCCCAGGTTTGCACCTCGCGGGCCAAGCTGAGGTAGCGGGGTTCGGCCTCGGGGGCCGGGTCTTGCAAAACGCGGGCGGAGGGGTTTTCGGTGTAACACAGGGCAAAAAGGGCGCGATCGGCTTGGAGCAAAAAGGGCGCGGCATGGTCTTGGCCCGAAAAGGGCACGATCGTTACGGCATCCACCTGCCAGCGATCGAACGCTGTGCGGGCAAACAGGCCGCTGTTGATCCAGTCCGCATGTTTGGCATCCAAAATGACGGGCAATTCTGCCGGAATCCTGTGCCGCAACAGGTCTTCTAATAGGGCCAAGCCCGCCGCCCCAAATAGCAAATAGGGATCGATCGCCACCTTATAGGCACAAACCAAATCTGCCGTTTGGGCCACCATCGTTCGCAGCCAGTCTCCCAAGGCCGTCAGGGGGCGATCGACTCCGGCCGCAATGTCGGCCACAGCCGCTTCCAAAAAGTCAGAACTCGGATCCAAACTGAGGCATAGCAAACTCCCGCGCGATTGGGTCGCCCGGTGTAATTTATCGATAAATGTCATAGGAATCGCAGGGAAATCTCAACAGAAATTTCAGAGAATGTCTGAAAAGGAGCTTAGATTATTGGCAAAACACCTGAACCCGGATCACCGGCTAAGAAGCTTTGAATTGTAGAGAGTTAGGCCCCTCCGCTCCGTCAATTGCCATACGGACAGAATGCCCCGGAGTGGCCCAGGGTTCCCTGGTTAATGGAGTAGGATAGGGGCACTTTTTCCGCTGAGCGCCGTTGTGGATGGGCCGGGGATTTAACCTTGGGGTTGAATTCAGGAATTCCAGTCAACGGTGCTGGCTTTGGGCGTTGCGCGCGCCGCTAAATCTTCACCCTGCGGGGCACGTTGTCGATGGAGTATTGCGAGTTTTTGCTGCAAAAGGAGGGCGATCGGGCTTGGTTGCCACTGGAGTCGCCCAGCGTCGAAGTTTTGGAAGGACGCTATCGCCTGATTGCCCGATCGAGCTATCCCGATGCGGCAGTGGAAATTCGTGTGGGCTACCAGCCGGATGGGGCGATCGGGGGCACTAGCCAACGCACCCAGTCCCGATCGGCCCAAACCAATGTCAATGGGCTGGTGGTGGTGATTCCGTTCACGGTGTTGCGGCCGGGGCTTTGGGAATTTAGCTGTCGGCAATCGGTGGGCGAGGAGGCGGATCCGACAACCACGGGGCCCGCCTGGCACTATGCGGTGACGCTGCAAGTGTTGGCCGTGGAGGCGGAAGATTGGGTGGATGTGGAACCACAACCGGCGACGGATGCGCTGGCCCAGGAATCCAACGGGTCGGAAGTGGTGAGCCGATCGCCCGATGAATTCTCCCCGTCCCATGGCATGAATGGTGCTGAGGGGGCCGTTGAAGAGGTCATGCCGGAGCTAGTGGCGGAAGCGAACGCAGCGAACGGGCTGGCCGATTCGATCGCCCCGAAAATTCCCCAGGCCACGGAGCCAGAGCCTATCACTTCAGAAATCGCTTCAGGAATCGCTTCAGAAGTTGCTCCAGAAATTACCCCAGAGAGCACCCCGAAAAACACTCCAGAAATTACCCCAGCAATTGCCCCAGAGCCAGCCTCGGCCAAGCCCCCATCGATTCCTCTGCCGGCCTTACCGCCCACGGAACCCTTCACGCCCCCGATCGAGCGGTTGATTCAAGTGGAAGACGATCGCCTGTTGCGCATTGCCGATCGCCTGTTGCAGCAAATGGTGGAACCGGCGGAACCGGATCCCATGGAAGCGATCGACCCGCTGGTGGCCGCCAGCCAGCTTCCTCCCTTGCACTTACGACTCGATCGCACCACCTACATCACCGCTTGGGGCGATCAGTTGGTGTTGCAAGGCAGCTTGGATTGGGCCGAACCAACCAAGGCTCCCATGCTGGCTCAACTGCCGCCCACCTTGGAATGGCGGGTAACCCTGCGCGATCCCAACAGTCAGCGGGTGTTGGTGCGGTTGCGCCAGCCGATCGCCGGGTCGCGCTGGAGCCGGCCAAGCGATCGACCCTTGCCGGGTCAGTTCACCTGCACCGTGGAATTGCCCCTGGAAGCCAGCACCTTTTTGATGTTGGGCGAGCTGGCTTTGTATCCCCACAGTTTGCCCAGCGCCGAACCCCTTACCAGCCAGGCCTTCGCGGTAGCCGCCGATGCCGATGCCCTGTTGCGGGCGATCGAGCCGGATTTTCGCCCAGAGGATTGCACAGAGGACGATCGGGCCCCGGCCGCGTTGCCGCACGAATCCCTGCCGTTTCGGCCCAATGCCCAAGCCCCCGCCAAAAAGAGCTTGGATCTGAAGCTGCTGAACTTTGTGCAACCGGCGAAAGCGCCCATGTTGCCATCGATGTCGCCGTCCATGTCGCCGTCCATGGACTCCGCGCCGTCCATGCCCGAGGTTGCCCCCGCCCCGATCGCCGGTGTTGAGTTGCCGGAAGCTGCCATTTTGCAAGGGTTGCCCCCCGCTGCGCCAATTCCCACCGCCAACGGCCCGGCCCCTTGGGCGATCGACCCCTTACCCAGTGAGCCTTCACCTTTTGACGCGCTGCCCAAGGGTCACCGGTTCTGGTCAAGGCTCACGGCCTTGGCTGATGACCAAGATTTACGGGCCTGGATGCGGGCCCGAGGAGAGGGAGTTGCGCCCGCCCCGGAGCCACCGGATCCCGATGCGGACTGGACGGCCGGTGAAGTGCTGGTGGATGACCTGTTGCCGCTGCAAAACGGATCCAATGGCTGGCCTGTTCAGGCCAGCCCACCGCCGCCGCCGCCCGCCGAGGCCACCTTGCCACCCACGATGCCGATTCCACAGCCCACGATCGAGCTGTTGACCCATCCCCTGGTGGCGGAAACCACGGCCACCTTGCGGTTGCGAGTGACGGAGGTGCCCTCACGACTCTGCATTAAGGTTTGGACGAGCGATCGACAAACGCGCCAAATCTTGGAACCACCGCGCTGGCTGTTGGAATTGCCCCCCAATGGCCTGGGGGAATTGGAAACCCGTGTCACCTTGACCGTGCCGGCCCTGGTGGCGGAACTGAGCATTGAGGCGGTGGTGATGGAGTTGGCAACCCACCGCGAAAGCCGCAAGGCGGTGATTGTTGCACCCGTGTTGCCCCCCGAGGCCCATCCCGATCGCCCCACATTGGATCCATTGGCGATCAACAACCTGTTTGAGGCCCTGTCGCCCTCCCGTTGGGATTAGGGCGGCATTGAGCCTCCGGTCAAGGATCCAAAACCCAATCACAGGGCATGTTGGGGGCGATCGGCTCCCCGCGTTGATTCAAGCCTTGGTTCAAGCCTTGGTTCAAGCCTTGATTCGCTTGTTTGTTAAAAATCTTTAGCAACCCCACGCCACACCGGAGGCCAGCTCGTACAGTTAATGGGAAATCCTCTGAATTCGATTAAGAATAAGGATCTTTTCCCATGGCAGCCTCTTTTCTTCCTTCGATTTTCGTGCCGATTGTTGGCTGGGTATTTCCTGCTGTAACAATGGCCCTGCTGTTCCTGTATATCGAAAGCGACGCTTAACAAAAAATCGCAAGCGAAGCTGTGCGTAGCCTGCCAAATTCCCCGATCACGGCCCTGAATCACAGCGAGGGCAATGACTGGGGAGATTGCAGTTTGCCTTCTCCTTGAATCGAGTTGATTAAATCCAGACCGCTGGCTGTCTAAGATAGTTAGCGGTTTTTTGCGGGCGAACAGCGCCTGAAGATCATGAGCGATCGGGTGGCGACGGCACGGTTAATTGAAGTTTTTTCAGCAATCCAGGGTGAAGGGCCGATCGTGGGCACGCGGCAACTGTTCATCCGGCTTGCCCAATGCGATTTGCGCTGTGACTATTGCGATAGCGATCGCACCTGGGTGGCTCCCGATCATTGCGACATTGAGCAAACCCCTGGCCTACGGGATTTTGTGACTGTTGCCAACCCCGTGAGCCAATCGCAGCTCCTGGACTGGGTGCAACAGCTCGATCGCCCCCATCTACACGACAGCATCAGCATCACGGGGGGTGAACCCCTGTTGCACAGTCGTTTTTTGCAAGATTTCTTACCAGCCTTGAAGACCGTTTCCAGCCTGCCGGTTTATTTGGAAACCGGGGGCCATCGGCCACAGCAGTTGGAACCCCTCTTGCCTTGGCTGGATTGGATTGGCATGGATTTGAAGCTGCCCAGTGTCAGCGGCGAAACCCACTGGGAGGCCCATGGGGAGTTTTTGCGGTTGGCGGTGGCAGCGCAAAAGTGGGTGTTTGTGAAAGCGATTGTTTCCGAAGCAACCACGCTGGCGGATCTGACTCGATCGGCTGAGTTGGTGGCGGCGATCGATCCCCATTTGGTTTACGTGATGCAACCCGTTTCGCCCTTGCCCGCACCGATTAAGCCCGATCGCCAACCCCCGCAAGCGCCCCAGCCCGAACAAGTGTTGGCCTGGCAACAACACCTGAAACAGTGGTTACCGCAGGTGATTGTGATTCCACAAACCCACAAGGCGATCGGGCAACTTTGACCGGGCCCTAATCGGGAATTTTGAGGGATAGCTCGTAGACCGATCGCTTGGGCAGGTTCAGTTGGCCGGCAATCTCGCGGCTGGCGGCCGATCGGCTCATCCCTTGGGTCATTCGATCGGCCAGAGCGGCGATAATCTCCGCTTCCGTGGGTTGGTGGGCCACCGGGAGCACTCCGCCCAAAATGAGCACAAATTCCCCCTTAATGGGACAGGCGGGATTCTCGGGAGTCCAAGTGGCGATCGCCTCCGAGAGGGAACCACGCCAAAACTGTTCGTAGCGCTTGGTCAGTTCCCGGGCGATCGCGATCGGTCGTTGGTCGCCGCCGTGGTTGGCCAGGTCTTGCAGGGTTTCCCGCAGGCGGTGGGGCGCTTCGTAAAGAATCACGGTGCGGGCCTCTTGGGCCAGTTGAGCCAGTCGATCGCGCCGTTCTTTGCCCTTGGTGGGTAAAAATCCTTCAAAACAAAAGCGATCGGTGGGTAAGCCGGAGCCAATTAGCCCCGCGATCGCCGCGCAGGCTCCCGGCACTGGCACAACGGACAACCCCGCCGCCCCGCAAGCCGCCACCAATGGCACGCCCGGATCGGAAATGCCCGGCGTACCTGCATCGCTGACTAGGGCGATCGCCTGGCCCGCCCGCAGTCGATCGAGAATTTCGGGAATCCGTTTGGTCTGGTTGTGTTCGTGATAGCTCAGTTGGGGCTTGCTGATTTGGAAGTGGGCTAGCAGCTTGCCCGTGTGCCGGGTGTCTTCCGCCGCGATCGCATCCACGGCCTGCAAAATTCGCAAAGCTCGGTAGCTGATATCTTCCAAATTCCCGATCGGGGTGGCTACCAAATACAGGGTTCCCGGCTGCACTGTTGTGACTTCGCCCACGGTGGTCGGCGCTGGGGAAGGCGTTGCCGTCATCTGCCGAACCTCCCCCTAGATTAAAAAGCGATCGAGCGCCGCTTTCAGTTCCGCCAATTCCGCGTCAATGTTGCCCTCGCGTGCTGCTCGCACAATGCACTCATTCAGGTGCTCATCCAAAATGGCCCGCGCCACCCGATCGATCGCACCGCGCACCGCCGCCAACTGAATCAACACATCGGGGCAATCTCGCCCATCCTGCACCATGGCCTTGATGCCGCGCACATGGCCTTCAATCCGCGACAGACGATTCACAATTTTGCGAATCGCTTCCGGGTTGTGGGCGTGGCTGTGGCTATGGGACGGGCCATGGCTATGGCCGTGAGCATGGCTGGGAGCGGGATTGGAGTCGAGATGCTGGGCAGAGCTGGGGGCGGGCTGATGGGACTGGTCGGAATCGGCGGCAGGGTGAGGGTGATTGTCGGGTTGTGCAGGGTCGTGATCAGGACGATTCAAGGGATGGAACGCAGCCAGATTCAAAGGGGCAGTTTGGATTCTAACGCGATGGCTCCGGGTTTCCGAGCGATCGCACCGCTTCGAGGGCCCCGTGAGCAATTTGGGGCAGAATACTGCGATCGCGATCGCCCAAAGGCGCATCGATCGCCACCACCAGCCCAAAGGGCCGCCCATCCACCGGCTCCACATAGGCACAATCCCACCGCACCCGGCTCATCCACCCCGCCTTAGACCACAGGCGCGTGGTGGGGGGCAACCCTTCCCCCAAAAAACCGGTGACTTGGTTGTAATCCGGATCCAAGCTGGCCACGGTGGCCGGATCGAGCGATCGCGCCAGGAGGTTCATCAGCATTTGCGATCGCGCCGCCGAAACCGCCACCCCACCCGCGATCGCGTGGAGCAGCCGCGCCACCGCATCCGTCGTTAAATAATTGCGATTGCTGTAGTCTGCCGCCAAAAAGACTCGCTCGCGGCCATAGGGCCCATCACCCCAAGTTTTTTGGCAAACATTAATGGTTTGGAACTCTTCCCAACCAAACGATTGCAAATAGCGATTCACGATTTGTCGTTGCTGTTGCCAGGTTTCAAAGGGGCCCGCTGGCAACTCCGGGCCGCTGGTGGTTCCCGACAACACATCCACCAAATAGCTCGTGGCATCGTTGCTGGAATTGACGATCGCATCATGCAGGGCCCGATCGACCTCTTCCGTGGGCGAAATCATGCCCTTTTCCAACCATTCCTGCACGGCCACCGCATAAAACAGCTTGACCACGCTGGCCGGATAAATGCGCTCCACACCTCGATAGCTGAACCCACGTACCGGATGGGCCCAAAAATCCGCCGGAGCCAGGGCCCCACCCGTGTTCACCATGTAGGGCGGATCGTAAACCCACCAGGTCAGGGCCAATTGGTTGCGGGCTAACAGCGGATATTGGATCCATAGCCGATCGAGCAGTTGTTTTCCCAACCGCTCCAGTTCCCCATCCTGTTGGTAAAAAATCATGCCTACGGTGTTTGGCGTGAACCCAACGATTCTCGCCTATGCTTGGGGCGATCGTCCTTGTTTGCACCGGAGACCTTCCATGACCTCGATCGCCCTCGATCGCGTGCTGGCTGACTTGGGCCAACCGATTCCCGATCGCCCGGAGTATCGCTGCACCGAACCCCTAGACCTCTTCACCCGGCCCGACGGGGAAGAACTGAGCACCCAGGTGGCTCCCGGGCGACAACTGTGGTTT
The DNA window shown above is from Limnothrix sp. FACHB-406 and carries:
- the rsmI gene encoding 16S rRNA (cytidine(1402)-2'-O)-methyltransferase; translation: MTATPSPAPTTVGEVTTVQPGTLYLVATPIGNLEDISYRALRILQAVDAIAAEDTRHTGKLLAHFQISKPQLSYHEHNQTKRIPEILDRLRAGQAIALVSDAGTPGISDPGVPLVAACGAAGLSVVPVPGACAAIAGLIGSGLPTDRFCFEGFLPTKGKERRDRLAQLAQEARTVILYEAPHRLRETLQDLANHGGDQRPIAIARELTKRYEQFWRGSLSEAIATWTPENPACPIKGEFVLILGGVLPVAHQPTEAEIIAALADRMTQGMSRSAASREIAGQLNLPKRSVYELSLKIPD
- a CDS encoding metal-sensing transcriptional repressor — protein: MNRPDHDPAQPDNHPHPAADSDQSHQPAPSSAQHLDSNPAPSHAHGHSHGPSHSHSHAHNPEAIRKIVNRLSRIEGHVRGIKAMVQDGRDCPDVLIQLAAVRGAIDRVARAILDEHLNECIVRAAREGNIDAELAELKAALDRFLI
- a CDS encoding serine hydrolase, with amino-acid sequence MIFYQQDGELERLGKQLLDRLWIQYPLLARNQLALTWWVYDPPYMVNTGGALAPADFWAHPVRGFSYRGVERIYPASVVKLFYAVAVQEWLEKGMISPTEEVDRALHDAIVNSSNDATSYLVDVLSGTTSGPELPAGPFETWQQQRQIVNRYLQSFGWEEFQTINVCQKTWGDGPYGRERVFLAADYSNRNYLTTDAVARLLHAIAGGVAVSAARSQMLMNLLARSLDPATVASLDPDYNQVTGFLGEGLPPTTRLWSKAGWMSRVRWDCAYVEPVDGRPFGLVVAIDAPLGDRDRSILPQIAHGALEAVRSLGNPEPSR